A stretch of the Uranotaenia lowii strain MFRU-FL chromosome 3, ASM2978415v1, whole genome shotgun sequence genome encodes the following:
- the LOC129757624 gene encoding uncharacterized protein LOC129757624, producing the protein MNLSVTLLFILWTVVYSSINPSASAHALGGTSSWHDGDNVTAGASFRSKRTIGSGSDFVNCLAIGESEQRFCSYDPDFLESIFDKAVNGTAESSGVKSERQQQQGRALCPEGRVFYIRCNICRCKAGGKISCTAELCAEDFFDATGQAKYW; encoded by the exons ATGAATTTGTCCGTGACATTGTTGTTCATTCTATGGACTGTTGTATACTCGTCTATAAACCCGTCGGCATCGGCACATGCACTAG GCGGCACCTCTTCTTGGCATGACGGCGACAACGTCACAGCTGGAGCGTCCTTCCGGTCTAAACGTACCATCGGCTCTGGAAGCGACTTTGTCAACTGCCTGGCCATTGGCGAATCTGAGCAACGGTTTTGCTCCTATGATCCGGACTTTCTCGAATCCATCTTTGATAAAGCGGTAAATGGAACTGCTGAATCTTCCGGAGTAAAATCCGAAAGGCAACAACAGCAAGGCCGGGCCCTTTGTCCCGAAGGTCGAGTCTTCTAtattcgatgcaacatttgccGGTGCAAGGCCGGGGGAAAGATAAGTTGCACTGCAGAACTTTGTGCAGAAGACTTCTTCGATGCCACCGGTCAGGCCAAATATTGGTGA